CAACGTTTTTCGGCATTGTTTTAATCGAACTAAACTTCATATCCGTACCTGCCTGTTGCGTCATCTACTTTAAGCACACCATCTTCCAAAGTCAACACCCGCTTTTTCATGTTATCAACAATTTCCCGATCATGGGTAACAACCACAACGGTTGTTCCGCGCCGGTTTATTTCTTCCAAGATACTGATAATTTCATATGATGTCTCGGGATCAAGATTACCAGTTGGTTCATCACAAATTAATATCGCCGGATTATTAATAATCGCTCGGGCAATTACCACCCGTTGTTGTTCGCCGCCTGATAATTCATGGGGATAATGATTCATCCGATGCGATAACCCAACCATATCCAATGCCAACGGCACTCGTTTTTGTATCTGTTTTTCAGATTTACCAATTATTTCCATCGCATACGCGACATTTTCATAAACACTTTTATTTTCCAGTAAACGGAAGTCCTGAAACACAATTCCCATTTTTCGTCTTAAAAACGGAATTTCTTTTTTTGACAATTTTGATACATTAAAGTTATTGATATAAACCGAACCTTCCGACGCTTCAATCTCTCTTAGCAGCAGTTTTATAAATGTCGATTTACCGGCACCACTTCGACCAACGAGAAATACAAACTCACCCTTGTCAATAAATAAACTGACATTTTTCAAGGCCTCGCTCTTGTTTTTATCATAACCTTTGGTTACATTTTTAAATTCTATCATATCTTATATCCACCTCTAAATTACCTACCATTTGATTAATCTGACAGGCCATTGTAACATTTATAATCCTAGGATCTGCTTAAATATTTATTAGCCTGTTAAACTAATTTTAATTAACATGGCCCCTAAAAATTTTCTCGTTTCAACCAACCATTTTGGCAATTTGAGTATTCCTTTATTTTATGCTGTATTTATTTTAGCATACTTTCTGAATAATTTCATTAAAAAAATTAATTTTTTGTAACAAATGTAACTTAATTCATCCATATTAATTGAAAAAAAATTAATCGCCTGTTAAACGCAAAACTCATCTTAATGCGTTCAGAAAAAAAAGAAAAGATTATTTTTAACATTAATCTTTTCTCTTTTATTTCTGAATTTATTTTTTAATCAATTAACACTTTTGCTTAAATGTATGGGCTGACCGGCGAGCCATATAACCGGATTTCATAATGAAGATGTGGCCCGGTTGAATCTCCGGTACTCCCAACCGCACCAACGGTTTGACCCGCACTAACGGTTTCCCCGGACGATACGTAAATAGCACTTAAATGACCATAAACTGCCGAATAACCATTCCCGATATCAACGATCACACAATTTCCATAACCGCCATTCCAGCCGGCTGAGATAACGGTGCCATTTCCGGCACACGCCACTGGAGTCCCTGAAGAAGCCCCAATATCGACCCCAGAATGGAAGCGTGAATCACCATAAATCGGATGAATTCGCCAACCAAAGGGGCTGGTAATATCACCATAA
This is a stretch of genomic DNA from Acetobacterium woodii DSM 1030. It encodes these proteins:
- the ftsE gene encoding cell division ATP-binding protein FtsE, producing the protein MIEFKNVTKGYDKNKSEALKNVSLFIDKGEFVFLVGRSGAGKSTFIKLLLREIEASEGSVYINNFNVSKLSKKEIPFLRRKMGIVFQDFRLLENKSVYENVAYAMEIIGKSEKQIQKRVPLALDMVGLSHRMNHYPHELSGGEQQRVVIARAIINNPAILICDEPTGNLDPETSYEIISILEEINRRGTTVVVVTHDREIVDNMKKRVLTLEDGVLKVDDATGRYGYEV